TCGGCTACGGTCTCGAGTACGAGCCGTTCTTCGATCTCGCGTCCCTCGGCGGGGTGGTCGTGAAGGGGATCTCGCCCCGGGAGCGGTCCGGCAACCCGCCGCCGCGGATCGTCGAGACACCCTGCGGAATGCTCAACGCCATCGGGCTGCAGAACGTGGGAGTCGAGCGGTTCGCCCGCGAAAAGCTCCCGGCGCTGCGCGAGCGCGACACGGCGGTCGTCGTCAACGTGTACGGCCACCGCGTCGAAGACTACGTGGCGGTGGCCGAGCGCCTCGAGCGGGAACCGGGCATCGCCGCCCTCGAACTGAACCTGTCCTGCCCGAACGTCGCCGAGGGCGGGCTCGAGATCGGCCGGTCTCCCGCGGCCGTGGAGCGGGTGACGCGGGCCGTGCGCGACGTGACGAACAGGCCGCTGTGGGTGAAGCTCACCCCCAACGTGACCGACATCACCGAACCGGCGCGCGCCGCGGTCGCCGGCGGCGCCGATGCCCTGTCGCTGGTGAACACGTTCGTGGGGATGGTCATCGACATCGAGCGCCGGCGGCCCGTGCTCTCGCACGGAACCGGGGGGCTCTCCGGTCCCGCGATCCGGCCGATGGCGGTCGCGATGGTGTGGCAGGTCGCCCGTGCGGTGGAGGTTCCGGTGATCGGGATCGGGGGCATCGCCAGCGTCCGCGACGTGGTCGAGTTTCTCCTGGCCGGGGCACGGGCGGTGCAGGTGGGCACCGCCAACTTCGGCGATCCCTCGGTCGCGGCCCGGTTGGTCGCCGGCCTTTCCCGCTGGTGCGCCGAGCACGGCGTCGAAGACGTGAACGAGCTGGTGGGCGCCGCCCACCCGGAGCGCGGATGAGCCTCGGGAGCCCCGCCGCCCGGCCCGGCCGCCTCCCCGACGGTGCCGGCGGGCGCCCGCCCGCCGTGCCCCGGGGCCTCGGCTCGGACCGCGCTCGCCGATGGGCGCTCCGCCGGCGGCCTCTTCCCGCGAGTCGGCCGGCCGTGTGGGCCCGCGCGGGCTCGCCGGCGGCGCCGACGGACGAACCGCCCGCCCCGGTGGGCCGGCGGTGCGAGCGCGCTGCCGGCGCGGGCGGATGAGCGATGACCCGGACGCTGTTCCCACCGAAAGGCCCCGGGGCCCGCCCTCCCTTGGCGGAGCGGATGCGGCCCCGGTCGCTCGCCGAGGTGGTCGGCCAGCGCCACCTGATCGGGCCCGA
The DNA window shown above is from Acidobacteriota bacterium and carries:
- a CDS encoding dihydroorotate dehydrogenase; translation: MRGRAPPSGDALRAIRARLHRGPRVRRPRGGAVNRAPRLSVDVGRNLVLRNPVLTASGTFGYGLEYEPFFDLASLGGVVVKGISPRERSGNPPPRIVETPCGMLNAIGLQNVGVERFAREKLPALRERDTAVVVNVYGHRVEDYVAVAERLEREPGIAALELNLSCPNVAEGGLEIGRSPAAVERVTRAVRDVTNRPLWVKLTPNVTDITEPARAAVAGGADALSLVNTFVGMVIDIERRRPVLSHGTGGLSGPAIRPMAVAMVWQVARAVEVPVIGIGGIASVRDVVEFLLAGARAVQVGTANFGDPSVAARLVAGLSRWCAEHGVEDVNELVGAAHPERG